Part of the Bacteriovorax stolpii genome, ACTCGACGGAGACGAGGGTGGGGATGATGATTTCTCATTCGACGACGACGAAGACGGGGAAGAAGGTAAAAGCAGCGGTAAAAAAGGCAAATCAGAATCTGGTGGCTTTAACCGTGAGAGCTATTACGTATATAAGGACAAACTAGTTCAACTTTCAGGAACGATCAGACCTAAAGAGCGTTCAAAAGAAGGGAAAGTCATTAGTCTGGATTTCAAAACAGATGACAAGATTTACTCGATCGTTATGGATGACATGGGCAAGAAGCTTACGGCTTCATGTTTCCAGGAATTCCTGGTGACTGGTCTTGTGAGCAAAGTTTCTGAAAAAGAGTATACGATCTCGATTAAAACTTACATTTAAACGAATCCAAATGATGGAAGTTGGGTCTTGTATCCTCGTGAGATAAGGCCCAATAACTCAAATCACCGGTTTTCGTTTTAATCACGCTGGTAATCCCGGCCGACATTTCTCCCTTGAAGAATCCTTCTGGAAATTTAGCCTTATCAATTTTCACGATCAGGTGAAACACGTCCATGCTTAGCAGGATATCGAACTCCACTTTGTCCATTGGGGCATACTCACTTAAAGCGTCGCCTTTTTTCTCAAAGTAAAAAGCATTCCACTCAAAGTCAGGTGAGAAATTAAATTCCATGTAACTGTTTTTCTCGTTTTTAATAAAAAGCTCAAAGCAGCTCTTTTCCCAGAGTTTTATCACGCGTGCATGTTTAGGCGTGCCGGTTCCTAAATCAAGAGCAGGGAGGTTTCCTTGCACCTTATAGCTTATATAGATACATTCTTCCGTGTTATTGAACTCACTGGCGATAGTGATAGTTGGAGCGCTTTCTTTTTTAAAGGGAGTAAGAGAAAATTTTGCCATTTTGAAATCCGATTTAAACGTTTGGTTATTTTGAATTTACTTTAAGTCTTCATGCTACCGAGAAGATTACTATGAAATGGGCGCATTTTATAATTTTTTTCTCTTATGTCTTCTTACTGAAGACTTCTTATGCTTTTGACAATGACACATTCACGAAGGTCAATAACGCCAATCATTGGATGTCAGCAAAAAATTATAACACGGCAGTGTACAGTGAAGCCGAGGCCATTGTTAAAGTGGGGCTGGATGAAGAAAAAAAGACGCGTGAACTCACTAAGCTTCAAGAAGAGGAGTTTAATAACAAGCCGGCCTGTGGTCATTGCCCAAGCCATTTGAAATTGACCCGCTCAATAAATGATATTCTTTCGAAAATGAGAGAGAATCCGGAACTCAAAAACAATGATGAAATCCCGGTGAACATCAATCATCTAAAGTTTCTTTATTTCACAGTGAAAACCAGAACAGAAGACGGGACTACAAAGTGTAGCCGTTATATGGATATCACCAAAGATTTAAAACCAACAGTGTTTGATGGACAAATGGAGCTTGTAGCGGAAGATGCTTACAGGTTTGATGGTGTGACCACTGTTCAGGTCTTAGACCCTAATAAAGATGAAGTGGTCTATTATTACCGCGGTGAAGGTGATCAAAAAAATATCATCGTTCAGGCCGTGATGGGAAAAGATGGTGGAAAGTTTCGCTACTATTACTATCGCCCGAGTGAAAAAGAAAAAAATCCCTACAATCTTCCTTCGATGGGGGAAGAGAGTCCGGATGTCACTGTTAAGAAAAAGAGAATCAGTGAAGGGCCGGAGTTTCCTGAAGAAAAAAGCATGACAACTCTCTCAGCACCGGAGAGTAAAGATAAGTTCAGGCTTAATTTTAAACCTCGCCTGGAAAAAAGAAATAAATACATTCCAAAAAATATTCATCTGGCCGATGGAGAAGTCAGCGAAGAGATCATAGGCGGACTGCGAGTGAATGCTTCGACGGCCCTTTCGGTGACTAAAGGGAATGAGGCGAAGTTAGACCTACAAAATGAGCAGGGGTTTAAGTACGTTGAGATTAACGTGCGCACGAAAATCACCGGAGAAACAGAGCATTCATTTGCCGTTCCCTATGAAGTGAGATTAAGCAGTGTGGATGACAAAGATGCCTACCGCCTGGCAGGGAGAGTGGAGGACCAAACTCACGCTCAAGTGGCAAGCCTGGCCTTGGTAGATGGGTATATTCAGCACATCAGGGCCGAACTGAGACGTGATAAAAACACTTCGAAAACGTCTCTTATTTTAGGTCGAGACTTCGATATGGGAAAAACTGAAATGGCCTCTGTCTTTATCGGCCGCGATGAAGAGCGCAGCAAGTTTATCTCCCTTCAACATAAGAAGTTAGTAGGTAAGAACACGACTATGGTTCTCGATGTCAAATTTGATGAGAACAAAAAAGCGACTCTTACCTATCAGTTGCGCAGCCGTTTTTAGAAAATAATTTCCACCGGACAGTGATCGCTTCCCATGACATCTTGCAGATGCTTAATTTTCTTCATGCGTTTTTGGATATTCTCATCAATGAAAAAGTAATCAAGTCTCCACCCGATATTCTTCTCGCGGCAACCTCCGCGATAAGTCCACCACGTGTATTCGTCTTTTTTATCCGGGTAATGAAGCCTGAAGGCGTCAGCAAATCCCGCCTCAATCATCTCATCTAAAAAAGCACGCTCGTGGGGAAGAAATCCTGTACTGTTGACGTTGCTTTTAGGACGGGCAAGATCGATTTCTTTATGGGCCGTATTGAGGTCTCCCGTAATCAAGACACCTTTTTTCTGAGAGAGTTTTTTAGCGAGTTTTAAAACTTCACGCGAGAATTCTAGTTTATAGTCGACGCGTGAATGATCTTCCTTTCCATTAGGAAAATAGCCAGTCAGTACGTAGAAGTCTGCGTACTCGGCCCAAATAAAACGGCCTTCGATGTCGAATTTTTCGATCCCAATACCAATGTTTACTTTTAGTGGGGGTACCGAACCTTTTTTTATCATCAGGGCCGTGCCAGAGTAGCCCTTTCGGGTGGCCGGGTTTAAATAAACCTCATAGAAGTCGCTCCAACCTTCCAAAATCTCCCGAACATCCTCATGAGTGGATTTTATTTCCTGTAGGGCAATGATGTCGGGTGAACTTTTTTCAAACCATTTAGCAAAACCCTTTTGAGTTACGGCGCGGAGTCCGTTGATATTCCATGTGACAATGTGCATAAAAAGCCCCTGTGAATAAAAAATGCATATTTTACAAAAATTTTGTTTAAGTTTTTCTTAAAGTTTGTTAAGGTAGTCTAAAGGTTTTGAAGTTAACAGTTCAAAATTTATTAATTCGCTCTGGAATATAAACAAAATATTAAGTACCACATAACAACATGTGAGTGACGACCTGATGGAGGAAAATTATTTATGAGATCATTCAAAAATATCGCTGCATTGATTAGAACAAAGCGTATTAACCATCCAAAGAGCTATTCACAATCTGACCTTTCATTACTTCTTGGATATAAAAACGGCCAGTTTATTTCAAACGTAGAACGTGGATTATGTAACGTGCCACTAAAAATGATGAAGAAGATCTCAGAAGTTTTAGACATCTCAGCTGAAGAGATTAAGACTGCGATCCTTAAAGATCACGAAGAAACTCTGACGAACTACTTCAATAAAGCAACTGCGACGAAAAAAGCTCCTTCTCGCGACCTAGAAAACGTAGAAGTTCTATAATTTTAATTTAAAAAAACTCCGGCCGAGTCCTATAGGTTTTTATACCTTAAATAGTCTTCGGCCGTTCCCACACTTTCTTCCGTGTCTTCTGAATAATCACAATTGATTTGCGACTGTAAAAGGTGAGGCTCTGCTGGTGGCAGGTCTTCTGGAACCACATCACCTTCAATCGGTAATGCATGGTTAGTCGTATAAATGCGGTCGTTTTGATAGCCGTTATTTCTCTTTTCAAAAAGCACTTTCACATCCGGAGCAAGTTTGTTTTCGAATTCGCGGATGTCGTTGAGTGTGTTGTAGAAATTTCTTTCGAGCTTTGCCTTTTGAGCAGGATCTGCTCTGTAGAAAAGGTCGTGGTATTTTCTTCTGGCAATAATATGCTGATCAAGCAGGTTTAAATACTTTTCGTAAATGCGCTCAAGAGGAGAAACCGGCCCTTGAGGCTGGCCTTGTCCTTGAGGGCGTGGACGGTTGTGGTGTGGTCTTGGTTTCTTTTTCTGGCCTTGACCCTGCCCTTGCTGTCCTTGAGGCTGATTAGGGCGATTAGGGTGCTGACCTTGCGGTCTTGCTTGTTGTCCCTGTTGTCCTTGACCTTGTCCTGCTTGGCGAGGCTCTGCGTTGTTGCCTTGTCCTCCGCCTGGGCGGTGACGGCGACGGTTGTTGTGCCTTCTGTTATTTTGTCCCTGACCGCTTTGGCCACCTTGGTTACTTTGAGGTCTCTGCTGATTTCCACCAGAATTATTATTTGATTGCTCGCTCATTCTTTGATCCTTAGTTGATGTTTACATTATTGGTAAAAACTCATCTAAGTCAATCCGCATAATGCTCAAATGTTTTATTTACCAAAGCTTTCTCTAGCGTTATCATGCCAGAGCTATCTAAAACTCTTTTTCATACACAAAAATCTATAGAGGAGATCCTAATGAGCGCAAAAAACCGCGTGAAAGTAGCAGTCACTGGAGCTGCAGGACAAATTGGTTATGCATTGTTATTCAGAATTGCATCTGGACAAATGTTTGGACCAGAAACAGAAGTTGAACTTCAACTCATCGAGCTTGAAGCTGCTCTTGGTGCACTTAAAGGTGTAGCAATGGAGCTAGACGACTGCGCATTCCCACTACTAAAAAAAGTAACATGTACATCTGACTACGCTGTCGGATTTAAAGATGTAAACTGGGCCATCCTGGTTGGATCTGTTCCTCGTAAGGACGGAATGGAGAGAGCTGATCTTCTAAAGATTAATGGTGGTATCTTCACAACTCAGGGACAAGCAATCGCAGCTAACGCCGCAAAAGACGTTAGAGTGTTCGTTGTTGGTAACCCATGTAACACAAACGCATTGATCGCGATGAACGCAGCTAAAGGTGTTCCATCTGACAGATTCTATGCAATGACAACTCTTGATGAAAACAGAGCAAAAACTCAGCTAGCACAAAAAGCTGGTGTTGATGTAACTGCAGTTTCTAACATGACAATCTGGGGTAACCACTCAGCAACTCAGTACCCTGATTTCTACAATGCTAAAATTAATGGTAAATTTGCTCACGAAGCAATCGCTGATCAGGAATGGCTAAAAGGCGCTTTCATTGAAACTGTTCAAAAGCGTGGAGCTGCGATCATTAAAGCTCGCGGTCTATCTTCTGCTGCTTCAGCTGCAAACGCTGTTGTAGACGGAATTTACCACCTAACTCACGAAACAAAAGCAGGTGAGACATACTCAATGTGCCTGGCTTCAAACGGAGAGTACGGTGTAGATAAAGGTCTAATCTTCTCGTTCCCATGCAGAACAGTTAACGGAAAACTTCAAGTCGTAGACGGCGTGAAGCTTAATGAATTCGGAACTGAGAAATTCAACGTGACTCTTAACGAGCTTCGCGGAGAAAGAGACGCTGTAAAAGAATTAGGTCTAATCTAATTCCTTTACAACATAACGATCTATTCACTTAAAAAAAAGGCCCCTTTAAAAGGGGCCTTTTTTATTAGCTAATAATTTTCGTTATAATTCTCAAATCTCTTGCTGTGGAATTTGTGTGGTGCCTGCTCTCCATCTTGAATTTTGGCAACATCTGATTTTTGTTCTTCAGCGATTTGTCTTGAAGGCGAAGAAGAACAGCTTGCTAGAAGAGCGACTGTAAACACACAAAGAGAAAGGTTTAAAAGACCTTT contains:
- a CDS encoding exodeoxyribonuclease III; this encodes MHIVTWNINGLRAVTQKGFAKWFEKSSPDIIALQEIKSTHEDVREILEGWSDFYEVYLNPATRKGYSGTALMIKKGSVPPLKVNIGIGIEKFDIEGRFIWAEYADFYVLTGYFPNGKEDHSRVDYKLEFSREVLKLAKKLSQKKGVLITGDLNTAHKEIDLARPKSNVNSTGFLPHERAFLDEMIEAGFADAFRLHYPDKKDEYTWWTYRGGCREKNIGWRLDYFFIDENIQKRMKKIKHLQDVMGSDHCPVEIIF
- a CDS encoding helix-turn-helix domain-containing protein, encoding MRSFKNIAALIRTKRINHPKSYSQSDLSLLLGYKNGQFISNVERGLCNVPLKMMKKISEVLDISAEEIKTAILKDHEETLTNYFNKATATKKAPSRDLENVEVL
- a CDS encoding malate dehydrogenase: MSAKNRVKVAVTGAAGQIGYALLFRIASGQMFGPETEVELQLIELEAALGALKGVAMELDDCAFPLLKKVTCTSDYAVGFKDVNWAILVGSVPRKDGMERADLLKINGGIFTTQGQAIAANAAKDVRVFVVGNPCNTNALIAMNAAKGVPSDRFYAMTTLDENRAKTQLAQKAGVDVTAVSNMTIWGNHSATQYPDFYNAKINGKFAHEAIADQEWLKGAFIETVQKRGAAIIKARGLSSAASAANAVVDGIYHLTHETKAGETYSMCLASNGEYGVDKGLIFSFPCRTVNGKLQVVDGVKLNEFGTEKFNVTLNELRGERDAVKELGLI